The following proteins are encoded in a genomic region of Nocardioides sp. cx-173:
- a CDS encoding MDR family NADP-dependent oxidoreductase, with amino-acid sequence MDPQSVSAIALARVPDGVPAPADFALVQLPRSPLTEGQVRLAVRCLSLDPYQRSTLGGRHFGDAPVGPGDVPPGRSVGEVVESRCADVEVGRLVLAETGWRSEAVVPGADVSVVAVPPGVAVSAALGALGMPGLTAYAAHVRQLCPRAGETVVLGAATGGVGAVAGRLALRAGARVVGIVGSDDKAALATGRLGLTAAVRRGPGLDEALAQACPDGVDAYLHLGDQATLDVVMERLALGARVSLCGLMDQYNGGAPTRLRAGAVMTARAQVRGMVVYDHADLAAEHAEHVGALLTSGDLVALEDRYVGLAEAPVAFSRLMSGRNVGKVVVDLG; translated from the coding sequence ATGGACCCGCAGTCGGTGAGCGCCATCGCGCTCGCCCGCGTCCCGGACGGCGTCCCGGCGCCGGCGGACTTCGCGCTCGTGCAGCTGCCCCGCAGCCCGCTGACCGAGGGTCAGGTGCGGCTCGCGGTCCGCTGCCTCTCGCTGGACCCCTACCAGCGCTCCACCCTCGGCGGCAGGCACTTCGGCGACGCCCCGGTGGGGCCCGGTGACGTCCCGCCCGGCCGCTCGGTCGGCGAGGTCGTGGAGTCGCGGTGCGCGGACGTGGAGGTCGGCCGGCTGGTGCTGGCCGAGACCGGCTGGCGCAGTGAGGCGGTGGTCCCCGGCGCCGACGTCTCGGTGGTCGCGGTCCCGCCGGGGGTCGCCGTGTCCGCCGCTCTCGGCGCGCTGGGCATGCCCGGCCTGACGGCGTACGCCGCCCACGTGCGCCAGCTGTGCCCGCGCGCGGGTGAGACCGTCGTCCTGGGCGCCGCCACCGGTGGGGTCGGCGCCGTCGCCGGCCGGCTCGCCCTGCGGGCGGGGGCGCGCGTCGTCGGCATCGTCGGGTCCGACGACAAGGCCGCCCTCGCCACCGGCCGGCTGGGGCTCACCGCCGCCGTGCGCCGCGGCCCCGGCCTGGACGAGGCACTGGCCCAGGCCTGCCCCGACGGGGTCGACGCCTACCTGCACCTGGGCGACCAGGCCACGCTCGACGTCGTGATGGAGCGGCTGGCCCTCGGCGCCCGGGTCTCGCTGTGCGGGCTCATGGACCAGTACAACGGCGGCGCACCCACCCGGCTGCGCGCCGGCGCGGTGATGACGGCACGGGCGCAGGTGCGCGGCATGGTCGTCTACGACCACGCCGACCTGGCCGCGGAGCACGCCGAGCACGTGGGCGCCCTGCTCACGTCGGGAGACCTCGTCGCCCTCGAGGACCGCTACGTCGGCCTGGCCGAGGCCCCCGTGGCCTTCTCCCGCCTGATGAGCGGGCGCAACGTCGGCAAGGTGGTCGTGGATCTCGGGTGA
- a CDS encoding SDR family oxidoreductase, which yields MTNAVITGSTKGIGFALARELLLRGHHVVVTGRGREAVDEAVKRLGAETSGGGRALGVPTDVTDPAQVQALWDAAVADLGSVDLWVNNAGVAYTMRTIVETTSEEVATMVGTNMLGTINGSQVAVRGMTAAGGGRLFNVLGGGSDGSIRPGMGVYSTTKRGLDLFTRALVKEVAGTPVRVGQVRPGILITDGWLREAASHPESVSSQRKMLNILADHVDEVAPYLVERMLASTKNGEEISWLTNGRMMRKFLRGAKDDKLARYGL from the coding sequence ATGACCAACGCCGTCATCACCGGAAGCACGAAGGGCATCGGCTTCGCGCTCGCGCGTGAGCTGCTGCTCCGCGGCCATCACGTCGTCGTGACCGGACGCGGTCGCGAGGCCGTCGACGAGGCGGTGAAGCGCCTCGGCGCCGAGACGAGCGGCGGTGGCCGCGCGCTCGGCGTCCCGACCGACGTGACCGACCCGGCCCAGGTCCAGGCGCTCTGGGACGCGGCCGTCGCGGACCTCGGCTCCGTCGACCTGTGGGTCAACAACGCGGGGGTCGCCTACACGATGCGCACCATCGTGGAGACCACCTCCGAGGAGGTCGCCACCATGGTCGGCACCAACATGCTGGGCACCATCAACGGCTCCCAGGTCGCCGTCCGCGGCATGACGGCCGCCGGTGGGGGTCGGCTGTTCAACGTCCTCGGAGGTGGCAGCGACGGCTCGATCCGTCCCGGCATGGGCGTCTACTCGACGACCAAGCGCGGGCTGGACCTGTTCACCAGGGCGCTGGTGAAGGAGGTCGCCGGCACGCCCGTGCGCGTGGGCCAGGTGCGGCCCGGGATCCTCATCACCGACGGCTGGCTGCGCGAGGCCGCCAGCCACCCCGAGTCGGTCTCGAGCCAGCGCAAGATGCTCAACATCCTCGCCGACCACGTGGACGAGGTCGCGCCGTACCTAGTGGAGCGGATGCTCGCGAGCACCAAGAACGGCGAGGAGATCTCCTGGCTGACCAACGGGCGCATGATGCGCAAGTTCCTGCGCGGCGCCAAGGACGACAAGCTGGCCCGCTACGGCCTGTAG
- a CDS encoding cyclase family protein, translated as MTAPATTQLLDLAAAGLRVLDLGRPLTVGMPQSPNHPAYWHAHPRRHGDLVRADGGSAANDMISMGTHVGTHVDALVHVSQDGLLYGGLDAGAALQGGRYVELGVQTVEPMVRRGVLLDVPGTLGVGRLEPGQEITVADLEATLERQGTTIGAGDVVLVRSGWGQHFDAGDRELFMGQSSGVPGVGEAGATWLAGRGVHAAGADTIAFERLAPGAGHGLLPAHRVLLVEHGIYIIETMDLEELAREEVHEFLFVLSPLPLVGATGSPARPLAVVGR; from the coding sequence ATGACTGCCCCCGCCACCACCCAGCTGCTCGACCTCGCCGCCGCCGGGCTGCGGGTCCTCGACCTCGGGCGCCCGCTGACCGTGGGCATGCCGCAGTCGCCCAACCACCCGGCGTACTGGCACGCCCACCCGCGCCGTCACGGTGACCTGGTGCGCGCCGACGGCGGCTCGGCGGCCAACGACATGATCTCGATGGGCACCCACGTGGGGACCCACGTCGACGCGCTGGTGCACGTCTCCCAGGACGGCCTGCTGTACGGCGGTCTGGACGCCGGCGCCGCGCTCCAGGGCGGACGCTACGTCGAGCTGGGCGTGCAGACGGTCGAGCCGATGGTGCGCCGCGGCGTGCTGCTCGACGTGCCGGGCACCCTCGGCGTCGGCCGGCTCGAGCCCGGCCAGGAGATCACCGTGGCCGACCTCGAGGCCACGCTCGAGCGGCAGGGCACGACGATCGGCGCCGGCGACGTGGTGCTGGTGCGCAGCGGGTGGGGGCAGCACTTCGACGCCGGGGACCGCGAGCTCTTCATGGGGCAGAGCTCCGGAGTGCCCGGCGTCGGCGAGGCCGGCGCGACCTGGCTCGCCGGCCGCGGGGTGCACGCCGCGGGCGCCGACACGATCGCGTTCGAGCGGCTGGCACCGGGGGCGGGGCACGGGCTGCTGCCGGCCCACCGGGTGCTGCTGGTCGAGCACGGCATCTACATCATCGAGACGATGGACCTCGAGGAGCTCGCGCGCGAGGAGGTCCACGAGTTCCTGTTCGTGCTGTCTCCCCTGCCGCTCGTCGGTGCGACCGGGTCCCCGGCCCGGCCGCTCGCGGTGGTGGGGCGATGA
- a CDS encoding CaiB/BaiF CoA transferase family protein, whose translation MSTPPASDVTGPLRGVRVIDASTILAGPLACQILGDFGAEVVKIEHPVAGDGMRGHGPALAGTPIWWSEISRNKQTVALSLSQPEGAALFLRLAATADVVVENFRPGTLERWGVGPEQLHEVNPGLVLVRITGFGQTGPYAARAGFGTLAEAMSGFAHLTGAADGPPTLPAFGLADSICGIAASSAVSMALLERERNGGLGQVVDLSLLEPIMAAVGPGPSVYGLTGEVGTRHGNRSTNNAPRNAYETSDGHWVAVSTSAQAIAERVLVLVGHPEVLDEPWFASGHTRAQHADLLDGLVGGWIGARTREQVVAAFTEAGAAVAPVYSARDLVEDEHVRATEMLTEVDDPALGRVLQHNVMWRMSRTPGQVRFPGRALGADTDAVLTELGVPAEELARLRDQETIR comes from the coding sequence ATGAGTACTCCGCCCGCCTCGGACGTGACCGGCCCGCTGCGCGGGGTCCGGGTCATCGACGCCTCGACGATCCTCGCCGGCCCGCTCGCCTGCCAGATCCTCGGGGACTTCGGCGCCGAGGTCGTCAAGATCGAGCACCCGGTGGCCGGCGACGGCATGCGCGGGCACGGCCCGGCGCTCGCCGGCACCCCGATCTGGTGGTCGGAGATCTCGCGCAACAAGCAGACCGTGGCGCTGAGCCTGTCGCAGCCGGAGGGGGCGGCCCTGTTCCTGCGGCTCGCCGCGACCGCCGACGTCGTGGTCGAGAACTTCCGCCCGGGCACGCTCGAGCGCTGGGGCGTCGGGCCCGAGCAGCTGCACGAGGTCAACCCCGGGCTGGTGCTGGTCCGGATCACCGGCTTCGGCCAGACCGGCCCGTACGCCGCCCGCGCCGGGTTCGGCACGCTCGCCGAGGCGATGAGCGGCTTCGCGCACCTGACCGGCGCCGCGGACGGGCCGCCCACGCTGCCGGCGTTCGGCCTGGCCGACTCCATCTGCGGCATCGCCGCGTCGTCGGCCGTGTCGATGGCGCTGCTCGAGCGCGAGCGCAACGGCGGCCTCGGCCAGGTGGTCGACCTGAGCCTGCTGGAGCCGATCATGGCCGCCGTCGGCCCCGGTCCGTCGGTCTACGGCCTCACCGGCGAGGTCGGCACGCGCCACGGCAACCGGTCGACCAACAACGCGCCACGCAACGCCTACGAGACCAGCGACGGTCACTGGGTCGCGGTGTCGACCAGCGCCCAGGCGATCGCCGAGCGGGTCCTGGTGCTGGTCGGCCACCCGGAGGTCCTCGACGAGCCGTGGTTCGCCTCGGGCCACACCCGCGCCCAGCACGCCGACCTGCTGGACGGGCTGGTCGGCGGCTGGATCGGTGCGCGCACCCGGGAGCAGGTGGTGGCCGCGTTCACGGAGGCCGGCGCCGCCGTCGCCCCGGTCTACAGCGCCCGCGACCTCGTGGAGGACGAGCACGTGCGAGCCACCGAGATGCTCACCGAGGTCGACGACCCGGCTCTCGGGCGGGTGCTGCAGCACAACGTCATGTGGCGGATGTCGCGGACGCCCGGGCAGGTCCGGTTTCCCGGCCGTGCGCTCGGAGCCGACACCGACGCCGTCCTCACCGAGCTCGGCGTCCCCGCCGAGGAGCTCGCCCGCCTGCGCGACCAGGAGACGATCCGATGA
- a CDS encoding dihydroorotase, whose amino-acid sequence MTELDLIITNVSVVVPGEAEPQPLDIGVRDGRIVRLEAGLAAEPAASVVDGGGKVAFPGVVDAHQHWGIYNPLAEDAASESRASAQGGVTTAITYMRTGQYYLNKGGAYADFFPEVLSLTEGRAMVDYAYHLAPMSREHIAEIPDLVGEHGVTSFKIFMFYGGHGLHGRSADQSSFLMTPEGERYDYAHFEFVMRGIQAAREKFPEIADQISLSLHCETAEIMTAYTQLVEEDGTLSGLPAYHASRPPHSEGLAVTIASYLAHETELPTINLLHLTSRKAVEAALLMADAFPHIDFRREVTVGHLLADCDTAHGVGGKVNPPLRPREDVEALWAYLIDGKIDWVVSDHACCKEELKFGEPKDDVFLAKSGFGGAEYLLAGMVSEGTRRGLPLGRVAELTATNPATRYGLGATKGSLAIGKDADIALVDTAALWTVHAADSESTQEYTPFEGAELTAKVTDTFVRGHRVMTDGVVGGEPVGRYLRRPTA is encoded by the coding sequence ATGACCGAGCTCGACCTGATCATCACCAACGTCTCGGTCGTGGTGCCGGGCGAGGCCGAGCCGCAGCCGCTCGACATCGGCGTGCGCGACGGCAGGATCGTCCGGCTCGAGGCCGGCCTGGCCGCCGAGCCGGCCGCGAGCGTGGTGGACGGCGGTGGGAAGGTGGCGTTCCCCGGCGTGGTCGACGCCCACCAGCACTGGGGCATCTACAACCCGCTCGCCGAGGACGCCGCGAGCGAGAGCCGCGCGTCCGCCCAGGGTGGCGTGACGACCGCGATCACCTACATGCGCACCGGGCAGTACTACCTCAACAAGGGCGGCGCCTACGCCGACTTCTTCCCCGAGGTGCTGTCGCTGACCGAGGGCCGGGCGATGGTCGACTACGCCTACCACCTGGCGCCGATGAGCAGGGAGCACATCGCGGAGATCCCCGACCTGGTCGGCGAGCACGGCGTGACGTCGTTCAAGATCTTCATGTTCTACGGCGGGCACGGGCTGCACGGGCGCAGCGCCGACCAGAGCTCGTTCCTGATGACGCCCGAGGGCGAGCGCTACGACTACGCGCACTTCGAGTTCGTGATGCGCGGCATCCAGGCGGCGCGGGAGAAGTTCCCCGAGATCGCCGACCAGATCTCGCTGTCCCTGCACTGCGAGACGGCCGAGATCATGACCGCCTACACCCAGCTCGTCGAGGAGGACGGCACCCTCAGCGGGCTCCCGGCCTATCACGCCTCGCGCCCCCCGCACTCCGAGGGCCTCGCGGTCACGATCGCCTCCTACCTCGCCCACGAGACCGAGCTGCCCACGATCAACCTGCTGCACCTGACCTCGCGCAAGGCCGTCGAGGCGGCGCTCCTGATGGCCGACGCCTTCCCGCACATCGACTTCCGCCGCGAGGTCACGGTCGGTCACCTGCTCGCCGACTGCGACACCGCCCACGGCGTCGGCGGCAAGGTCAACCCGCCGCTGCGCCCCCGCGAGGACGTCGAGGCGCTGTGGGCCTACCTGATCGACGGCAAGATCGACTGGGTCGTCTCGGACCACGCCTGCTGCAAGGAGGAGCTGAAGTTCGGCGAGCCGAAGGACGACGTCTTCCTGGCCAAGTCCGGCTTCGGGGGTGCCGAGTACCTGCTCGCCGGCATGGTCTCGGAGGGGACCCGGCGCGGCCTGCCGCTCGGCCGCGTCGCCGAGCTGACCGCGACCAACCCCGCCACGCGCTACGGGCTGGGCGCCACCAAGGGGTCCCTCGCCATCGGCAAGGACGCCGACATCGCGCTGGTCGACACCGCGGCGTTGTGGACCGTGCACGCCGCCGACTCCGAGTCGACCCAGGAGTACACGCCGTTCGAGGGCGCCGAGCTGACCGCCAAGGTGACCGACACCTTCGTGCGCGGACACCGGGTGATGACCGACGGGGTCGTCGGGGGCGAGCCGGTCGGGCGCTACCTCCGCCGGCCGACGGCCTGA
- a CDS encoding MmgE/PrpD family protein, which yields MSEQTLGGLVADFAVTAGTDGVPDDVATSVQQRVLDVLGLCVAAHRLPTSAAILAHVVDQGGHPQATAIGLPTQVTAGQAALANGVLAHSLDYDDTHLPSVLHPSAAVVPAALAAAEHGGASGEQVVRAVAVGLEVAVRLGMAGYDEELGNSVYFEHGQHATSITGAMGAAVAASLLYGADRKGVLDALGLTASMASGIIEANRTGGTVKRLHCGLAAQAGVAAAQLVRRGFTGPPTVLEGRFGFFEAWLHGRYSPTAVSAGLGTEWSVPGIFFKPYPANHFTHAVIDAGLAFRARGVAPEDVVSITVGVAPSVIRTIGEPIEVKRAPETGYQAQFSAPYAVTAGLFGGGGLGLGLDDFTDALAQDPARRAVMARVEVVPDQRCGAIYPHQFPAVVTLRTGSGEELVEEVLANRGGPARPLSDDELGRKFTDNVAGRLDPAAADAVRRGVLDLRAAGDLSAVLTQLSSLTTPEEPS from the coding sequence ATGAGCGAGCAGACGCTGGGCGGACTGGTCGCCGACTTCGCGGTGACCGCCGGCACCGACGGCGTCCCCGACGACGTCGCGACCAGCGTGCAGCAGCGCGTGCTCGACGTGCTGGGCCTGTGCGTGGCCGCGCACCGGCTGCCGACCAGCGCCGCGATCCTCGCCCACGTCGTCGACCAGGGCGGCCACCCGCAGGCCACGGCCATCGGGCTGCCCACGCAGGTGACCGCGGGGCAGGCCGCGCTCGCCAACGGCGTGCTCGCGCACTCCCTCGACTACGACGACACCCACCTGCCCTCCGTCCTGCACCCCAGTGCCGCTGTGGTGCCCGCCGCCCTGGCAGCCGCCGAGCACGGCGGCGCGTCCGGGGAGCAGGTCGTGCGGGCGGTCGCGGTCGGTCTCGAGGTCGCCGTGCGGCTCGGCATGGCCGGCTACGACGAGGAGCTGGGCAACTCGGTCTACTTCGAGCACGGCCAGCACGCCACCTCCATCACCGGCGCGATGGGCGCGGCGGTCGCCGCCTCGCTGCTCTACGGCGCGGACCGCAAGGGGGTGCTCGACGCGCTCGGGCTGACCGCCTCGATGGCCTCGGGGATCATCGAGGCCAACCGGACCGGCGGGACCGTCAAGCGCCTGCACTGCGGCCTGGCCGCCCAGGCCGGCGTCGCCGCCGCCCAGCTCGTGCGGCGCGGGTTCACCGGCCCCCCGACCGTGCTGGAGGGGCGCTTCGGGTTCTTCGAGGCCTGGCTGCACGGGCGCTACTCCCCCACCGCCGTCTCGGCGGGTCTCGGCACCGAGTGGTCGGTGCCCGGCATCTTCTTCAAGCCCTACCCGGCCAACCACTTCACCCACGCGGTGATCGACGCCGGCCTGGCCTTCCGGGCCCGCGGGGTCGCCCCGGAGGACGTCGTGTCCATCACCGTGGGCGTCGCACCGTCGGTGATCCGCACCATCGGGGAGCCGATCGAGGTCAAGCGCGCGCCGGAGACCGGCTACCAGGCGCAGTTCAGCGCGCCGTACGCCGTCACCGCGGGGCTCTTCGGCGGCGGCGGCCTCGGCCTCGGCCTCGACGACTTCACCGACGCACTGGCGCAGGACCCGGCCCGGCGGGCGGTGATGGCGCGCGTCGAGGTGGTGCCCGACCAGCGGTGCGGGGCGATCTACCCCCACCAGTTCCCCGCTGTCGTCACGCTGCGCACCGGATCCGGCGAGGAGCTCGTCGAGGAGGTGCTCGCCAACCGCGGTGGACCGGCACGCCCTCTCAGTGACGACGAGCTCGGCCGCAAGTTCACCGACAACGTCGCCGGCCGGCTCGACCCGGCCGCCGCCGACGCCGTGCGCCGCGGGGTGCTCGACCTGCGCGCCGCCGGCGACCTGAGCGCCGTACTCACCCAGCTGTCCAGCCTCACGACCCCCGAGGAGCCCTCATGA